In Pyrus communis chromosome 8, drPyrComm1.1, whole genome shotgun sequence, one genomic interval encodes:
- the LOC137743634 gene encoding zinc finger protein ZAT5-like, protein MEGQEELVVTNEQASQMIMIKGKRTKRQRPQSPNGVVTAAVTSSSSSACGVATIGGGDHEYNYYGSSFTSPTTSSEIYESTEEEEDMANCLILLAQGCHGNPKQIIEERLAQNINMGKAGFLVYECKTCNRTFPSFQALGGHRASHKKPKSMSSTEEIIKKLPPPAAAPPTLHSITATTFEKFEDQSKQFIKYKSSPSPAIPIQIGNKPKIHECSICGSEFTSGQALGGHMRRHRTASAATNSNSTSGGPGGATATHVAVSNSSNDMIGTSTKLQRNVLPLDLNLPAPEDHDHHHHHHHRESKFQFVPTQQTTLVFNAPALVDCQY, encoded by the coding sequence ATGGAGGGCCAAGAAGAATTAGTCGTGACTAATGAGCAAGCGTCACAGATGATCATGATCAAAGGCAAGCGTACCAAGCGCCAGAGGCCCCAGTCCCCGAATGGGGTAGTCACCGCGGCGGTGACCTCTAGCTCATCGAGTGCCTGTGGCGTTGCTACCATTGGAGGAGGAGATCACGAGTACAACTATTATGGAAGTTCATTTACATCTCCCACAACTTCTAGTGAGATTTATGAGAGcacggaagaagaagaggacatGGCAAATTGCCTAATCCTCTTGGCTCAGGGTTGTCATGGTAATCCAAAGCAGATCATTGAAGAAAGATTAGCACAAAATATTAACATGGGCAAGGCTGGTTTTTTGGTCTATGAGTGCAAAACATGCAACAGAACTTTCCCTTCATTTCAAGCACTTGGTGGCCATAGAGCAAGTCACAAAAAACCGAAGTCCATGAGCAGCACGGAGgagataataaaaaaattgccaCCACCAGCGGCTGCGCCACCAACCCTCCATTCCATCACAGCAACAACTTTTGAGAAATTTGAAGATCAAAGCAAGCAGTTCATCAAATATAAGAGCAGCCCATCTCCTGCAATTCCAATCCAAATAGGTAACAAGCCTAAGATTCATGAGTGTTCAATCTGTGGGTCTGAGTTCACATCTGGTCAGGCACTTGGTGGCCACATGAGAAGGCACAGAACAGCATCTGCGGCAACCAATAGTAACTCTACTAGTGGTGGACCTGGTGGTGCTACTGCTACACATGTGGCTGTGAGTAATAGTAGCAATGATATGATTGGCACAAGTACCAAACTGCAGAGAAATGTTCTCCCACTGGATCTAAACCTTCCTGCACCAGAAGATCAtgatcatcatcaccatcaccatcatcgTGAGTCTAAGTTTCAGTTTGTGCCTACCCAACAAACTACCCTTGTCTTCAACGCCCCTGCTTTGGTGGATTGTCAGTattaa
- the LOC137741985 gene encoding superoxide dismutase [Cu-Zn], chloroplastic produces the protein MQAALAVMAAQTLLLSSPTLFSQLQIPNPHSISPSSFHGVTLKLPLKSQSMSFAAAAPKPLTVVAATKKAVSVLKGTSSVEGVVTLSQENDGPTTVNVRITGLTPGPHGFHLHEYGDTTNGCISTGPHFNPKQLTHGAPEDEVRHAGDLGNIVANADGVAEATIVDNQIPLTGPNAVIGRALVVHELEDDLGKGGHELSLSTGNAGGRLACGVVGLTPV, from the exons ATGCAAGCAGCTTTGGCCGTCATGGCAGCTCAGACTCTCTTGCTTTCATCCCCCACTCTCTTCTCCCAACTCCAAATCCCTAACCCTCACTCAATTTCTCCTTCCTCCTTCCATGGCGTCACCCTCAAGCTCCCACTCAAATCCCAATCTATGTCTTTCGCCGCCGCCGCCCCTAAGCCTCTCACTGTCGTCGCCGCCACCAAGAAAGCCGTCTCTGTCCTCAAGGGCACTTCCAGTGTGGAAGGAGTCGTCACCTTGAGCCAAGAAAACGATG GTCCTACAACCGTGAATGTTCGTATTACTGGACTTACTCCCGGTCCTCATGGGTTTCACTTA CATGAGTATGGTGATACAACAAATGGATGCATATCCACAG GACCACATTTCAATCCTAAACAGTTGACACATGGTGCTCCTGAGGATGAAGTCCGTCATGCGGGCGACCTGGGAAACATAGTTGCTAATGCCGAtg GGGTGGCAGAGGCAACAATCGTGGATAACCAG ATACCATTAACTGGTCCTAATGCTGTAATTGGAAGAGCACTTGTTGTTCATGAGCTTGAGGATGACCTTGGAAAGG GTGGACACGAACTTAGTCTAAGCACTGGCAATGCAGGCGGAAGATTGGCATGTG GCGTGGTTGGTTTGACACCGGTGTAA
- the LOC137743045 gene encoding uncharacterized protein — protein sequence MENFLHSKEYWSLVETGISATTEGMDPTEAQKKAIDDQKLKDLKAKNYLFQAIDRSILDTILKKDTTKDIWDSLKQKKAGELVNDYFRRTFIIANKMRIHGEMMEDVVIIEKILRSMTPKYDYVRISRHTVDEQAVQITHGTQLGGRGGGRGTYRGRGRFRSDKSTLECYSCHELGHFQWECPKRVRDIKANFAETSEEMLLMAYVDIKEAGRDYLWFLDSGCNNHMCGKRELFSQFDSNFRELVKLGTSFTVLRKGSIQLEENGIMQVITRVFFVPKLKNNLLSIGQLQEKGLAV from the exons ATGGAGAATTTTCTGCACTCCAAGGAATATTGGAGCTTGGTGGAAACTGGGATCTCTGCAACAACGGAAGGGATGGATCCCACTGAGGCACAAAAGAAGGCAATTGATGATCAAAAGTTGAAAGACCTGAAGGCTAAGAACTATTTGTTCCAAGCCATTGATCGATCGATTCTAGACACGATATTGAAGAAAGATACAACGAAAGATATATGGGACTCTTTAAAGCAAAA GAAAGCTGGAGAATTGGTGAATGACTACTTTAGAAGAACTTTCATCATAGCCAATAAGATGAGAATTCATGGAGAAATGATGGAGGATGTGGTGATCATTGAGAAGATTTTGAGATCTATGACTCCAAAGTACGACTACGTT CGGATCAGTCGCCACACTGTGGATGAACAAGCAGTTCAGATCACTCACGGAACTCAGTTAGGAGGAAGAGGTGGTGGTAGAGGCACCTATCGAGGAAGAGGTAGGTTTAGGTCTGATAAATCTACCCTAGAGTGTTATAGTTGTCATGAGCTTGGGCATTTTCAGTGGGAGTGTCCCAAAAGAGTAAGAGATATAAAGGCAAACTTTGCTGAGACCAGTGAAGAGATGCTTTTAATGGCGTATGTGGATATCAAGGAGGCTGGAAGAGATTACCTGTGGTTTCTCGATTCTGGGTGCAATAATCATATGTGTGGGAAAAGAGAATTATTTTCCCAATTTGATAGCAATTTCAGAGAATTAGTGAAGCTGGGCACAAGTTTTACTGTGCTAAGGAAGGGTAGTATTCAACTGGAAGAAAATGGGATCATGCAAGTGATTACTAGAGTTTTCTTTGTgccaaagttgaaaaataatttactaaGTATTGGTCAATTGCAAGAAAAGGGTCTCGCAGTATAA